Proteins encoded together in one Maricaulis maris window:
- a CDS encoding carbonic anhydrase → MIRPPQPLLEGYREFRRDAYKMQRAHYAELAKGQNPHTLIIACSDSRVDPAVVFNARPGDLFVVRNVANLVPPMDDDGGRHGVSAAIEFAVSALRVDHIVVMGHGQCSGVAACVAGVDTTAFKYLGPWLEPLEPARAEVVAGHAGAGEDALCAALELNSIRHSLDRLHEFPFIEQAIRDRGLGLHGARFSIHDGVLEWMGEDGQFDPV, encoded by the coding sequence ATGATCCGCCCGCCTCAGCCCTTGCTGGAGGGGTATCGCGAGTTTCGCCGCGACGCCTACAAAATGCAGCGCGCGCATTATGCAGAGCTGGCCAAGGGACAGAATCCGCACACGCTTATTATTGCCTGCTCCGATAGCCGGGTGGACCCGGCCGTGGTGTTCAACGCCCGGCCCGGCGACCTGTTTGTGGTCCGCAATGTCGCTAACCTGGTGCCGCCGATGGACGATGACGGCGGGCGCCATGGCGTGTCAGCCGCCATCGAGTTCGCGGTCAGCGCACTGAGGGTCGACCATATTGTCGTGATGGGGCATGGCCAGTGCAGTGGCGTGGCAGCCTGCGTTGCCGGCGTTGATACCACCGCGTTCAAGTATCTCGGGCCCTGGCTCGAGCCTCTGGAACCCGCTCGGGCAGAAGTCGTTGCGGGTCATGCCGGCGCGGGTGAAGACGCCTTGTGCGCCGCGCTCGAGCTCAACTCGATCCGGCATTCTCTCGATCGGTTGCACGAGTTTCCCTTTATCGAACAGGCGATCCGCGACCGTGGCCTTGGTCTGCACGGGGCCCGTTTCTCCATCCATGACGGGGTTCTGGAGTGGATGGGGGAAGACGGCCAATTCGATCCGGTCTAG
- a CDS encoding fumarylacetoacetate hydrolase family protein: MKLATLKSDSRDGRLVVVSKDLAWCADAHQVAPTLQAALDDWERCEPALRSLSDELERETIPRERFHEREALSPLPRAFQWADGSAYVNHVELVRKARSAEMPDTFWTDPLMYQGGSDAFLAPRGDIPLGDTAWGCDMEGEIAVITGDAPAGCSVDEAAKTIRLVMLVNDVSLRGLIPGELAKGFGFFQAKPPSAFSPVAVTPDELGEAWDGKKLHLPLLVKYNGEMFGKAECGIDMTFDFPQLIAHLAKTRPVTAGTIVGSGTVSNKLDDGPGKPISEGGVGYSCIAEIRMIETIKDGKPATPFMQYGDTVRIEMKDKAGKSIFGAIEQEVVKA; encoded by the coding sequence ATGAAACTCGCAACGCTGAAATCCGATAGCCGGGACGGTCGCCTGGTTGTGGTCTCGAAGGACCTCGCCTGGTGCGCAGATGCCCATCAGGTCGCGCCGACCCTGCAGGCGGCGCTGGACGACTGGGAGCGCTGCGAGCCGGCCCTGCGCTCGCTGTCTGATGAACTCGAGCGCGAGACCATTCCGCGCGAACGCTTCCATGAGCGCGAGGCCCTGTCGCCTCTGCCGAGGGCGTTTCAGTGGGCCGACGGCTCGGCCTATGTCAATCACGTCGAACTTGTGCGCAAGGCGCGCAGTGCCGAGATGCCGGACACGTTCTGGACTGATCCGCTGATGTACCAGGGCGGCTCCGACGCCTTCCTCGCACCCCGCGGCGATATCCCGCTCGGTGACACGGCCTGGGGCTGTGACATGGAAGGCGAGATCGCGGTGATTACCGGTGACGCACCGGCCGGTTGCTCAGTGGATGAGGCGGCGAAGACAATCCGTCTTGTCATGCTGGTCAATGACGTCTCCCTGCGCGGTCTGATCCCGGGTGAGCTGGCCAAGGGCTTCGGCTTCTTCCAGGCCAAGCCGCCGAGCGCCTTCTCGCCGGTCGCCGTGACCCCGGACGAGCTCGGCGAGGCCTGGGACGGCAAGAAGCTGCATTTGCCGCTGCTGGTGAAATACAATGGCGAGATGTTCGGCAAGGCCGAGTGCGGGATCGACATGACCTTCGATTTCCCGCAACTGATCGCCCACCTCGCCAAGACGCGTCCGGTCACTGCTGGCACGATCGTCGGCTCGGGAACGGTCTCCAACAAGCTTGACGATGGTCCCGGCAAGCCGATCTCGGAGGGCGGGGTCGGCTATTCCTGCATTGCCGAGATCCGGATGATCGAGACCATCAAGGACGGCAAGCCGGCGACACCCTTCATGCAATACGGCGACACGGTCCGGATCGAGATGAAGGACAAGGCCGGCAAGTCCATCTTTGGCGCCATCGAGCAGGAAGTGGTCAAGGCATAA
- a CDS encoding class I adenylate-forming enzyme family protein, producing MSAIQAYVQREFGTFSDLVALQAAARPDHDAIRCGDARLDYRAFDARANRIAARLQADGVEPGGVVAICAASHVDYMAVFLGTLRCGAAISPLSPSATPAQLAAMIRDCGASHVALDAAVSAHLSDELAGLSARPLALEAGAAGAALDDWLGDAADPPAAVEITPEMAFNIIYSSGTTGTPKGIVQSHRMRWPHNHLTDPVGFGPGAVTLCSTPLYSNTTLVSVLPTLAGGGTLVLMPKFEARGFLELAQRHKATHSMLVPVQYQRILAVPDFDAFDLSAYQLKFCTSAPFSAELKAEVLARWPGGLVEYYGMTEGGGSCVLVAHEHPDKLHTVGKAMPGHDIRVIDPQGQECAAGEIGEVVGRSGAMMTGYHGQPEKTREAEWHAPDGARFIRTGDLAAKDADGFFTIVGRAKDMIISGGMNIYPADLEAILRAHEAVADVAVIGVPSRDWGETPVACVVLEAGAEVAPDALRAFANQQLGKMQRISAVRLVDELPRSAIGKVLKRELQDAWTKAG from the coding sequence ATGTCTGCCATCCAGGCCTATGTCCAACGCGAGTTCGGAACCTTCTCGGACCTGGTCGCCCTGCAGGCTGCTGCGCGGCCGGATCATGATGCGATCCGTTGCGGTGACGCGCGTCTGGATTATCGCGCCTTCGATGCGCGGGCCAACCGGATTGCCGCACGCCTGCAGGCGGACGGGGTGGAGCCGGGCGGTGTGGTCGCGATCTGCGCGGCCAGCCATGTCGACTACATGGCCGTATTCCTTGGAACCCTGCGCTGCGGCGCCGCCATCTCACCGCTCTCGCCTTCGGCAACGCCGGCACAGCTGGCGGCGATGATCCGCGATTGCGGCGCCAGCCATGTCGCGCTCGACGCGGCGGTTTCGGCTCACCTGTCGGACGAGCTGGCCGGACTGTCTGCGCGTCCGCTGGCGCTCGAGGCGGGCGCTGCAGGCGCGGCTCTCGATGACTGGCTTGGTGACGCCGCAGACCCTCCGGCGGCGGTCGAAATCACGCCCGAGATGGCGTTCAACATCATCTACTCCTCCGGCACCACGGGCACGCCCAAGGGGATCGTCCAGTCGCACCGCATGCGCTGGCCGCACAACCATCTGACCGATCCGGTCGGCTTCGGTCCCGGCGCGGTCACGCTCTGCTCGACGCCGCTCTACTCCAACACCACGCTGGTCAGTGTGCTGCCGACCCTGGCCGGCGGCGGCACGCTCGTCCTTATGCCCAAATTCGAGGCGCGCGGCTTTCTGGAGCTGGCGCAACGGCACAAGGCGACCCATTCCATGCTGGTGCCGGTGCAGTATCAGCGCATCCTCGCCGTGCCGGATTTCGATGCATTCGACCTCTCGGCCTATCAGCTCAAATTCTGCACGTCGGCGCCGTTCTCGGCGGAGCTGAAAGCCGAAGTCCTGGCCCGTTGGCCGGGCGGCCTGGTGGAATATTACGGCATGACCGAGGGTGGCGGCTCCTGTGTCCTCGTCGCGCATGAACATCCCGACAAGCTGCATACGGTCGGCAAGGCGATGCCGGGCCATGATATCCGCGTCATCGATCCGCAGGGGCAGGAATGCGCAGCGGGCGAAATTGGCGAGGTGGTTGGGCGTTCGGGGGCGATGATGACTGGCTATCACGGCCAGCCGGAAAAGACGCGCGAGGCGGAATGGCATGCGCCGGACGGCGCCCGCTTTATTCGCACGGGTGACCTGGCCGCGAAGGATGCCGACGGCTTCTTCACCATTGTCGGCCGGGCCAAGGACATGATTATTTCCGGCGGCATGAACATTTATCCCGCCGATCTGGAGGCGATCCTGCGCGCGCATGAAGCCGTCGCGGATGTCGCCGTGATCGGCGTGCCGTCACGCGACTGGGGCGAAACACCGGTCGCTTGTGTGGTCCTCGAAGCCGGCGCTGAGGTGGCGCCGGACGCGCTGCGCGCCTTTGCCAATCAACAGCTTGGAAAGATGCAGCGCATCAGCGCTGTGAGGCTGGTCGATGAGCTGCCGCGCAGTGCGATCGGCAAGGTGCTCAAGCGTGAGCTTCAGGACGCCTGGACGAAAGCGGGCTGA
- the hspQ gene encoding heat shock protein HspQ yields the protein MIIRNAKFGLGDVVRHRLFPFRGVVVDVDPEFANTEEWYESIPKEVRPSKDQPFYHLLAENDESYYGAYVSEGNLLPDAENGPVEHPQIAEAFEGFDGTRYQLKTAPDQAH from the coding sequence ATGATCATTCGCAACGCCAAATTCGGACTCGGCGATGTGGTACGCCACCGCCTCTTCCCCTTTCGCGGGGTCGTGGTGGACGTGGATCCGGAGTTCGCCAATACCGAGGAATGGTATGAGTCCATTCCCAAGGAGGTCCGCCCGTCCAAGGACCAGCCCTTCTATCACCTGCTCGCCGAGAATGATGAAAGCTATTACGGCGCCTATGTTTCGGAGGGCAACCTTTTGCCCGATGCCGAGAATGGACCGGTCGAGCACCCGCAAATTGCCGAGGCCTTTGAGGGCTTTGATGGCACGCGCTACCAGCTCAAGACAGCCCCCGACCAGGCGCACTAG
- a CDS encoding Ppx/GppA phosphatase family protein, whose amino-acid sequence MAEPSPRGTPGSEAAARKRRGGNRAPSPVYGAIDLGTNNCRMLLAQRSGTSFHVVDAFSRVVRLGEGITGSGALSQGAMDRAVEALKVCADKIRRQNVVKHRSIATQACRMADNGAEFLERVERETGLTFDLISAEEEARLAVHGCVDLLDEEKDAALVIDIGGGSTELSWVDLAEWRNRGGRASGGRPPMKSWTSTPVGVVTLSERFPEREDRAEWYNDMKSYARDLMKTPRGAKAMRPLFRDGRAHLVGTSGTVTSMAGVHLRLPRYDRSKVDGLWMTGDEALDACKRLRELDFHGRSQEPTIGADRAELVLAGCAIYEAVAEMWPAERLRVGDRGLREGMLLNLMRKSKKRRRRRKTGSGKTQAEAGSGE is encoded by the coding sequence ATGGCGGAGCCATCGCCCCGGGGCACACCGGGCAGTGAGGCCGCCGCACGCAAGCGGAGAGGGGGCAATCGCGCTCCGTCTCCCGTGTACGGCGCGATCGATCTGGGGACCAATAATTGCCGCATGTTGCTGGCGCAGCGATCGGGAACCAGCTTCCATGTCGTCGACGCGTTCTCGCGCGTTGTTCGTTTGGGTGAGGGGATCACCGGATCGGGTGCGCTGTCGCAAGGCGCCATGGACCGCGCCGTCGAGGCGCTGAAGGTCTGCGCTGACAAGATCCGCCGTCAGAATGTCGTCAAGCACCGCTCCATCGCCACCCAGGCCTGTCGCATGGCCGACAATGGCGCGGAATTCCTGGAGCGCGTCGAGCGCGAAACCGGCCTGACCTTCGATCTGATCTCGGCCGAGGAAGAGGCGCGTCTCGCCGTGCATGGCTGCGTCGATCTGCTCGATGAGGAGAAGGATGCGGCCCTGGTGATCGATATCGGCGGCGGCTCCACCGAGCTGTCCTGGGTCGATCTCGCCGAGTGGCGCAACCGCGGGGGGCGCGCGTCGGGTGGTCGTCCGCCGATGAAATCCTGGACGTCGACGCCGGTCGGTGTGGTCACGCTCTCGGAGCGCTTCCCGGAGCGCGAGGACCGGGCCGAATGGTACAACGACATGAAGTCCTATGCCCGCGACCTGATGAAGACGCCGCGCGGCGCCAAGGCGATGCGGCCGCTGTTTCGCGATGGCCGCGCGCATCTGGTCGGTACGTCGGGGACGGTCACCTCGATGGCCGGCGTCCATCTGCGGCTGCCGCGCTATGACCGCTCCAAGGTCGACGGTTTGTGGATGACCGGTGATGAGGCCCTGGACGCCTGCAAGCGCTTGCGTGAGCTCGATTTTCATGGCCGTTCCCAGGAGCCGACCATTGGCGCCGACCGGGCAGAACTGGTGCTTGCCGGTTGTGCCATCTACGAGGCCGTCGCCGAAATGTGGCCGGCCGAACGACTGCGTGTGGGGGATCGCGGCTTGCGCGAAGGCATGTTGCTCAATCTCATGCGAAAGTCCAAGAAGCGGCGACGCCGTCGCAAGACGGGCAGTGGCAAGACGCAGGCCGAGGCAGGATCGGGCGAATGA
- a CDS encoding RlmE family RNA methyltransferase gives MSDDDKTPEDDAPNGEAPNDETASDETAGGDTPDGESPREGLPGWGSSDERRRRVSGPMKKGGDARAAKQMFERVKTARGRKTSSTRWLQRQLNDPYVKKAQMEGYRSRAAYKLLQLDERFKLLRPGMRVVDLGSAPGGWVQVALKSGASEVVGIDLLEIEPITGATLLEKDFTDDDAPSLVKAEMGGAADAVVSDLAPWTTGHKTTDHLRIVALAELAAHFAVETLKPGGFFIAKVFQGGSDGALLDLLKAKFEKVRHFKPDASRSESAETFVVAMGFRG, from the coding sequence ATGAGCGACGACGACAAGACGCCGGAAGACGACGCGCCGAACGGTGAAGCGCCGAACGATGAAACGGCGAGCGATGAAACGGCCGGGGGTGATACGCCAGACGGTGAATCACCCCGGGAAGGCCTGCCTGGCTGGGGCAGTAGCGATGAGCGCCGCCGCCGTGTCTCCGGACCGATGAAGAAGGGCGGGGATGCCCGCGCCGCCAAGCAGATGTTCGAACGGGTCAAGACCGCGCGCGGTCGCAAGACCTCCTCGACCCGCTGGTTGCAGCGACAGCTCAATGATCCCTACGTCAAGAAGGCGCAGATGGAGGGCTATCGCTCGCGCGCGGCCTACAAGCTGCTGCAGCTCGACGAGCGTTTCAAATTGCTGCGTCCGGGGATGCGGGTTGTCGATCTCGGCTCGGCGCCGGGGGGCTGGGTGCAAGTAGCGCTCAAGTCCGGCGCCTCTGAAGTGGTCGGTATCGACTTGCTGGAAATCGAGCCCATCACCGGCGCGACCCTGCTGGAAAAAGACTTTACCGATGACGACGCGCCCAGCCTCGTGAAGGCCGAGATGGGCGGCGCGGCCGATGCCGTTGTCTCCGACCTTGCCCCGTGGACAACCGGTCACAAGACCACGGATCACCTGCGCATTGTCGCACTCGCCGAACTGGCCGCGCATTTTGCAGTCGAGACGCTGAAACCCGGCGGTTTCTTCATCGCCAAGGTCTTTCAGGGCGGCTCGGACGGGGCTCTGCTCGATCTCCTGAAGGCGAAGTTCGAAAAGGTTCGTCACTTCAAACCGGATGCCAGCCGTTCCGAAAGCGCCGAGACCTTCGTGGTCGCGATGGGCTTCCGGGGCTAG
- a CDS encoding ExbD/TolR family protein has product MRQRNRRRDDQAEVNMTPMLDIVFILLIFFIVTATFLSEEGVDLRPPPECEGPQCPTTGPPPIVVQLDADDNVFVNGDRTDVERVLAAINRHRAEQPDSAVLLEVDDESSHGIVVRIWDDMGANGVPVSIQRARAQE; this is encoded by the coding sequence ATGAGACAGCGCAATCGCCGACGCGACGACCAGGCCGAGGTCAACATGACCCCGATGCTGGATATCGTGTTCATCCTACTCATCTTCTTCATCGTCACCGCCACCTTCCTGTCCGAGGAAGGTGTCGACTTGCGGCCGCCGCCCGAATGTGAGGGCCCGCAATGCCCCACAACGGGCCCGCCGCCGATCGTGGTTCAGCTCGATGCGGACGACAATGTCTTCGTCAACGGCGACCGGACCGATGTGGAACGGGTGCTGGCCGCTATCAACCGCCATCGCGCCGAACAACCTGACAGCGCCGTGCTGCTGGAAGTCGATGACGAGAGCAGCCATGGCATTGTGGTGCGGATCTGGGACGACATGGGTGCCAATGGCGTGCCGGTCTCGATCCAGAGAGCCCGAGCACAAGAATAA
- a CDS encoding winged helix-turn-helix domain-containing protein, which yields MTAPLPPRFCLDDLEVDTRARQVWRANARLDVPDLSFDLLVALAGCHPDPMDTGEMARTIWHVDHVSEDTITQRVALLRRSLGDEARHPRYVRTVRHRGYALVPAPESVIETSTVRRGFRTGFIAPGRVGSGRVGPGLVGIVALAILVLAGMGSFWFSGSSQRPADTPGDPIASAPTDIALAIRIDRARTLLDLHQPAETEAAIELLETALADHPDDPEVRLVLSFALTTRATKFTPSPDDVDRAENLARDLIAHDETFAAAWHALAYTLDAHGRLDEAVAAYQQAFTLNPNDVAAMSSAAYLLRVRGRLHDALVLESRAITSGQPTLYGPVQIATSLSLLDHPAAEVWWARAMTGGAGETVMLAARMEDDLRAARPQDALARLDEARPEVRDTARLQRLAGLAHLRAGDANAAEAALTAAGDAAYNERLALSAMQGTANAADGLDAMIDEALADGQSWPDLRISLAAIDAQSGRIDIAARRLGEAIDLGWRDVRWIETSPLLAPLVASTHWPVLRARMLRELAAQRRLVDTDRALAVLLDDAN from the coding sequence ATGACCGCCCCCCTGCCTCCCCGCTTCTGCCTTGACGACCTCGAAGTCGACACGCGCGCGCGGCAGGTGTGGCGGGCCAATGCAAGACTGGATGTCCCGGATCTGAGCTTTGACCTGCTGGTCGCGCTCGCTGGCTGCCATCCCGACCCGATGGACACGGGCGAGATGGCGCGGACGATATGGCATGTCGACCATGTCAGTGAGGACACCATCACCCAGCGCGTCGCCCTGCTGCGTCGGTCGCTCGGCGATGAGGCGCGGCACCCGCGCTACGTCCGCACCGTGCGCCATCGCGGCTACGCTCTGGTTCCGGCACCCGAGTCGGTGATCGAGACATCGACCGTGAGACGCGGCTTTCGTACCGGATTTATCGCACCCGGACGCGTTGGATCCGGACGCGTTGGCCCCGGACTTGTCGGGATTGTGGCACTGGCCATCCTGGTCCTGGCCGGCATGGGATCGTTCTGGTTCTCCGGCAGCTCACAAAGGCCTGCCGACACCCCCGGCGACCCGATCGCTAGCGCACCAACGGATATCGCCCTTGCCATCAGGATCGACCGCGCCCGCACTCTGCTGGACCTGCACCAGCCGGCGGAAACCGAGGCCGCTATCGAGCTGCTGGAGACAGCTCTCGCGGACCATCCCGACGACCCCGAGGTCCGCCTCGTCCTGAGCTTTGCCCTGACCACGCGCGCAACAAAATTCACACCCAGTCCGGACGATGTCGACCGCGCTGAAAACCTGGCCCGCGACCTGATCGCACACGACGAGACCTTCGCCGCTGCCTGGCATGCCCTCGCCTACACCCTGGATGCGCACGGCCGGCTGGACGAGGCCGTTGCCGCCTACCAGCAGGCGTTTACGCTCAATCCGAATGATGTCGCCGCCATGTCGAGCGCGGCCTACCTGTTGCGCGTCCGCGGGCGCTTGCATGACGCGCTCGTCCTGGAATCCCGGGCGATCACCTCGGGACAGCCGACCCTTTACGGACCGGTCCAGATTGCCACCAGTCTCAGCCTGCTCGACCACCCGGCCGCCGAGGTCTGGTGGGCCCGGGCGATGACCGGCGGCGCCGGCGAAACGGTCATGCTGGCGGCCCGTATGGAAGACGATCTTCGCGCCGCGCGGCCGCAGGACGCGCTCGCGCGCCTTGACGAGGCGCGCCCGGAAGTTCGCGATACGGCGCGCCTGCAGCGCCTGGCCGGTCTGGCGCATCTGCGGGCCGGCGATGCGAACGCCGCCGAGGCGGCGCTCACGGCAGCAGGAGACGCCGCCTACAACGAGCGCCTGGCCTTGTCGGCCATGCAAGGAACTGCCAACGCCGCTGATGGGTTGGACGCCATGATCGACGAGGCCCTTGCCGATGGGCAGAGCTGGCCTGACCTGCGCATCAGCCTTGCAGCGATCGACGCCCAGTCGGGCCGCATCGACATCGCTGCCCGGCGCCTCGGCGAGGCGATCGACCTTGGCTGGCGCGATGTGCGCTGGATCGAGACGTCACCGCTACTGGCCCCGCTGGTTGCCAGTACCCACTGGCCGGTCCTGCGTGCGCGTATGCTGCGTGAGCTGGCGGCTCAACGCCGCCTTGTCGATACGGATCGCGCTCTGGCGGTCCTGCTCGACGACGCCAACTGA